Proteins encoded by one window of Culicoides brevitarsis isolate CSIRO-B50_1 chromosome 2, AGI_CSIRO_Cbre_v1, whole genome shotgun sequence:
- the LOC134831010 gene encoding vesicular glutamate transporter 2-like: protein MQRPKISWMFWRQRRFVVAIMLFLGFFNVYSLRVNLSIAIVPMLEQSSMNWDSVNQGLALSSFFYGYICTQFVGGVLANKVGGRLLFGIGILCTSVLTLLSELAINTSLGCFMTLRALEGICEGVTYPSLHAIWSKWAPTYERSQLNSFAFSGSYVGTVVMMPLLGWIAHAYGWAPIFYVTGVMGFVWAIFWFLLVAESPQTDRFISEEERKYIVESLGGDQQSSETKEPIPWRAIFTSKPVYAIVAANFSENWGFYTLLTQLPMFLKDTTNLNLETNGFISGLPYLVMALMLIPSGFLADFCQVKQYLTTTQVRRYFNCGGFISQTIFMLLAAYLAHPVYSILSLVVAVGLGAFSISGFAVNHLDIAPQFSSILMGISNTAGTVPGILSPIITGYIVKNRSQEEWNYVFIIAASIYMIGCVIYWFLASGELQAWAKKQDKNVEIDLNSNKN from the exons ATGCAAAG acCAAAAATAAGTTGGATGTTTTGGCGTCAAAGACGCTTTGTGGTCGCAATAATGctatttttgggattttttaacGTCTATTCGCTACGAGTTAATTTGTCCATAGCTATTGTCCCCATGTTAGAGCAAAGTTCAATGAATTGGGATTCCGTTAATCAAGGTTTAGCGTTGAGTAGTTTCTTCTATGGATACATTTGCACTCAATTTGTCGGAGGAGTTCTCGCTAATAAAGTTGGAGGAAGATTG CTCTTTGGCATCGGAATTCTTTGCACTTCAGTCCTCACATTGCTGTCGGAACTGGCAATCAACACGAGTCTCGGTTGTTTTATGACCCTTCGAGCACTTGAGGGCATCTGTGAAGGCGTCACCTATCCCAGTCTTCACGCTATTTGGTCAAAATGGGCTCCAACGTACGAAAGATCGCAACTTAATAGCTTCGCCTTTTCCGGAAGTTATGTCGGAACAGTTGTCATGATGCCACTGCTTGGATGGATTGCTCATGCCTATGGTTGGGCCCCAATTTTTTACGTAACTGGCGTCATGGGCTTCGTTTGGgcgattttttggtttttactGGTAGCAGAATCACCTCAAACGGATCGTTTTATATCAGAAGAGGAACGAAAATACATCGTGGAAAGCTTGGGAGGCGATCAACAGTCATCAGAAACGAAGGAACCAATACCATGGCGAGCAATTTTCACATCGAAACCAGTTTATGCGATTGTAGCTGCgaatttttcggaaaattggGGATTTTATACGCTTTTGACGCAACTTCCAATGTTCCTGAAGGACACTACAAACCTAAATCTCGAAACGAACGGATTTATTTCGGGTCTCCCGTACTTGGTGATGGCTTTGATGCTCATTCCCAGTGGATTTCTCGCGGATTTTTGTCAAGTCAAGCAATATTTGACCACAACTCAAGTGCGGCGTTACTTCAATTGTGGCGGATTTATCTCGCAAACCATTTTTATGCTACTTGCTGCGTATTTGGCACATCCAGTGTACAGCATTTTATCACTTGTAGTGGCTGTGGGACTCGGAGCTTTTAGTATTAGTGGATTTGCAGTGAATCATTTGGACATTGCGCCAcaattttcatcgattttaaTGGGAATATCGAATACGGCGGGAACTGTCCCGGGAATTTTATCGCCAATTATTACGGGATACATCGTTAAAAATCGCAGTCAAGAGGAGTGGAATTATGTATTCATCATCGCAGCATCAATTTATATGATTGGATGTGTGATTTATTGGTTCCTGGCTTCTGGAGAACTTCAGGCGTGGGCTAAAAAACAggacaaaaatgttgaaattgacttgaattccaataaaaattaa
- the LOC134830261 gene encoding SOX domain-containing protein dichaete-like, with amino-acid sequence MATLAHPNYGFSLPTGFEMPSSGDYSPQSSHSPDSNMQRGLPFPGLTAQTHQAQHHMSPADAHIKRPMNAFMVWSRLQRRQIAKDNPKMHNSEISKRLGAEWKLLTESQKRPFIDEAKRLRALHMTEHPDYKYRPRRKPKNPLANAPNGLQGLTNANKNQINSSYNPFHQFPQYFAQSAHPMENYSVPYFGGFDHLAFTKLHQSQQVAQQQQLLEAQKTPQVPTTLNSFYSGIYSGISAPSLYAAHSQNFYSSSTTSSVSPRSSPGSQTTLPDIDSSLRRPVPVLY; translated from the coding sequence ATGGCAACTCTTGCCCATCCAAATTACGGTTTTTCGCTACCAACGGGCTTTGAAATGCCCTCATCTGGAGATTATTCTCCTCAATCATCACACAGTCCGGATTCCAACATGCAACGTGGCCTGCCCTTCCCTGGTTTAACTGCCCAAACCCATCAAGCACAACATCACATGAGTCCCGCAGATGCCCACATCAAACGTCCCATGAACGCATTTATGGTATGGTCTCGTTTGCAACGTCGCCAAATTGCCAAGGACAACCCAAAGATGCACAATTCTGAGATTTCTAAGCGTTTGGGCGCCGAATGGAAACTACTAACGGAATCACAAAAACGTCCCTTTATCGACGAAGCAAAGAGATTACGAGCACTTCACATGACCGAACATCCCGATTACAAATATCGCCCGCGTCGCAAGCCCAAAAATCCCTTGGCGAATGCACCAAATGGCTTACAAGGACTGACAAACgcgaacaaaaatcaaatcaactcTTCGTACAATCCATTCCATCAATTTCCACAATATTTCGCACAATCAGCACATCCAATGGAAAATTATTCCGTGCCATATTTCGGAGGATTTGATCATTTGGCATTCACAAAATTGCATCAATCGCAACAAGTggcgcagcaacaacaacttttgGAAGCACAAAAGACGCCTCAAGTTCCCACCACACTGAATTCATTCTACTCGGGAATTTATTCGGGCATTTCGGCGCCATCGCTGTACGCGGCTCACTCACAAAACTTCTATAGCTCATCGACGACCAGCAGTGTGTCGCCTCGATCGTCACCCGGATCACAAACAACACTGCCCGATATCGATAGTTCATTACGGAGGCCTGTGCCTGTTTTATACTAA